From Pigmentibacter ruber, a single genomic window includes:
- a CDS encoding KamA family radical SAM protein: protein MKSIEKNWAKDLAKGLITSEQLLQRQFIATNEVKEIELAKDNFDIRVPNIFLEDIEKNIIEIKKQFVPSGNELNFLPEELEDPIGDERWTPVTGITHRYPDRVLLKLTYMCASYCRFCFRRYKVSDSDFNLTTDEYCKAIKYIESNKDIWEVILTGGDPLTLTDQKLKNVLEDLDKISHVKIIRFHTRIPSVLPARINDSLIKILKSIKKQIVFVIHINSHLEFNYESIYAVKKLREEGFSLLMQSVLLKDINDNQEKLVKLLKIATENGIKPYYLHYLDLAKGTDHFRVPLKKAINLYNSLRGFISGICIPEFILDIPGGKGKISLNSSSVLELENNCWQFVSPIDGSKIVVQYPKEG, encoded by the coding sequence ATGAAATCTATTGAAAAAAATTGGGCAAAAGATTTAGCAAAAGGTCTTATAACTTCAGAGCAGCTTTTGCAAAGACAATTTATCGCAACAAATGAAGTTAAAGAAATTGAATTGGCCAAAGATAATTTTGATATTAGAGTGCCAAATATATTTTTAGAAGATATTGAGAAAAATATTATTGAAATAAAAAAACAATTTGTCCCTTCTGGAAATGAACTCAATTTTCTTCCTGAAGAACTTGAAGATCCAATAGGAGATGAACGTTGGACTCCTGTCACTGGAATTACTCATAGATATCCAGATAGAGTGCTTTTAAAGTTAACATATATGTGTGCATCTTATTGTCGTTTTTGTTTTAGACGTTATAAGGTATCTGATTCAGACTTTAACTTAACAACAGATGAATATTGTAAAGCAATTAAATATATTGAGAGTAATAAAGACATTTGGGAAGTTATATTAACTGGTGGAGATCCTCTCACTTTAACGGATCAAAAATTAAAAAATGTTTTGGAAGATTTAGACAAAATAAGTCATGTTAAAATAATTAGATTTCATACAAGAATACCTTCTGTATTACCAGCAAGAATTAATGATAGTTTAATAAAAATTTTAAAAAGTATAAAGAAACAAATTGTTTTTGTTATCCATATTAATTCACATCTTGAATTTAATTATGAATCTATTTATGCTGTAAAGAAATTACGTGAAGAGGGATTTTCTTTATTAATGCAGTCAGTTTTATTAAAAGATATTAATGATAATCAAGAAAAATTAGTTAAACTTTTAAAAATTGCTACAGAAAATGGAATCAAGCCTTACTATTTACATTATTTAGATTTAGCTAAAGGAACAGATCATTTTCGAGTCCCATTAAAAAAAGCTATAAATTTATACAATAGTTTGAGAGGATTTATTTCAGGTATTTGCATACCTGAATTTATTCTTGATATTCCTGGCGGAAAAGGAAAAATATCATTGAATAGTTCTTCGGTATTAGAATTGGAAAATAATTGCTGGCAATTTGTTAGTCCAATTGATGGTTCAAAAATAGTCGTTCAATATCCAAAGGAAGGTTAA
- a CDS encoding malate dehydrogenase: MLKRPKITVVGSGGNVGAAVVQWCAQKELGDLVLIDLKPNVAQGRALDLAQGGAFAGFNASFTATDDSSFMQDSDIVVVTAGVPRKPGQTREELVGINAGIVKSVCENVKKYAPNCVLILVSNPLDAMLTVAQKVTNFPRERVIGMSGVLDSSRFRSNISRALNVHIKDVSAIVIGAHTDKDMVPVTSTATVGGVPLNKLLTADQISDIVSRTKRGGAELTELIGTSAWVAPGFGVTAMIESIVLNQGRILPCSVELKGEYGISEGACLCVPVKLTNKGAEKVFEIDLSPEENAALKAAHTAYLEVRKIALNSIN, from the coding sequence ATGCTAAAAAGACCTAAGATTACTGTTGTTGGTTCGGGTGGAAATGTTGGAGCTGCGGTTGTTCAATGGTGTGCACAGAAAGAACTTGGAGACCTTGTTTTAATTGATTTAAAACCCAATGTGGCACAAGGTAGAGCTTTAGATTTAGCACAAGGCGGTGCATTTGCAGGTTTTAATGCGTCCTTTACTGCAACAGATGATTCTTCTTTTATGCAAGATTCTGACATTGTAGTTGTTACGGCAGGAGTTCCACGCAAACCAGGACAAACAAGAGAAGAACTCGTTGGTATCAACGCTGGAATTGTAAAATCAGTTTGTGAAAATGTAAAAAAATATGCTCCAAATTGTGTGTTAATTTTAGTTTCAAATCCTCTTGATGCTATGCTGACTGTGGCACAAAAAGTAACAAACTTCCCTCGCGAAAGAGTTATTGGAATGTCTGGTGTATTAGATTCATCTCGTTTTAGAAGTAATATTTCTCGTGCACTTAATGTTCATATTAAAGATGTTTCTGCTATCGTAATTGGCGCGCATACAGATAAGGATATGGTACCTGTAACTAGCACTGCAACAGTTGGTGGTGTACCTTTAAATAAATTATTAACTGCAGATCAAATTTCTGATATTGTAAGTCGCACAAAACGTGGTGGTGCTGAGTTAACAGAACTTATTGGTACTTCAGCATGGGTCGCTCCAGGTTTTGGTGTAACAGCTATGATCGAAAGTATAGTATTAAATCAAGGAAGAATTCTCCCATGTTCTGTCGAACTAAAAGGTGAATATGGAATTTCTGAAGGTGCTTGTTTATGTGTACCTGTTAAGTTAACAAATAAAGGTGCTGAAAAAGTATTTGAAATTGATCTTTCTCCAGAAGAAAATGCTGCATTAAAAGCAGCCCACACAGCTTACCTAGAAGTTAGAAAAATAGCTTTAAATAGTATTAATTAA
- a CDS encoding MazG nucleotide pyrophosphohydrolase domain-containing protein, translating to MKRLIEPKVNGLKLIQNEFNAYQNHAFCERPPNFFSLELCGEAGELANLEKKIWRDPSNLTPHETIPDEAADVFIALMNYCNARNLDLEEAVQIKLKKIEDKRLKGLMGKIKE from the coding sequence TTGAAACGTTTAATTGAACCTAAGGTAAATGGCTTAAAATTAATTCAAAATGAGTTTAATGCTTATCAAAATCATGCTTTTTGTGAAAGACCACCTAATTTTTTTAGTCTTGAACTTTGTGGTGAAGCAGGAGAACTTGCAAATTTAGAAAAAAAAATTTGGAGAGATCCTTCTAATTTGACTCCGCATGAAACAATTCCTGATGAGGCCGCTGATGTCTTTATAGCTCTAATGAATTACTGTAATGCTAGAAATTTAGACTTAGAAGAAGCTGTGCAAATAAAACTAAAAAAAATTGAAGATAAAAGATTAAAAGGTTTAATGGGTAAAATAAAAGAATAA
- the surE gene encoding 5'/3'-nucleotidase SurE, translating to MHLLLCNDDGYKAKGIQILAKYLNSLGHKITVVAPNGERSAQSHAMTFYQPVKITEISSNEYAVDGTPADCVALGLSKLLKENPPDFVISGINHGLNVGIDVNYSGTVGAATEAALMGYKAIAVSADIEGLKGEQQEGLFLQAAKIVGQVLENAKTLDWPRLEVLNINVPQKAVQICIAECGGESLYVPHIEELSVQSKKNIGVYLIGGLSRYEPHDMSQDVSLISTGNVTLSFVRTKQSSTVSNQKLGKIVGSLKI from the coding sequence ATGCATTTACTCCTTTGTAATGATGATGGCTATAAAGCAAAAGGAATTCAAATTTTAGCAAAATATTTAAATTCTTTAGGCCACAAAATAACAGTAGTTGCTCCGAATGGCGAACGTAGTGCGCAGTCCCATGCTATGACATTCTACCAACCTGTTAAAATAACAGAAATTTCATCAAATGAATACGCAGTCGATGGGACACCAGCTGATTGTGTTGCTTTGGGTTTAAGCAAGTTGTTAAAGGAAAATCCTCCAGATTTTGTTATTTCTGGTATTAATCATGGTTTGAATGTTGGAATTGACGTGAATTACAGCGGTACTGTAGGAGCTGCCACTGAAGCAGCATTGATGGGTTACAAAGCTATAGCGGTTTCGGCTGATATTGAGGGATTAAAGGGAGAGCAGCAAGAAGGCTTATTCCTGCAAGCAGCAAAAATAGTAGGGCAAGTTCTTGAAAATGCCAAAACTCTAGATTGGCCTAGATTAGAAGTGCTAAATATTAATGTTCCACAGAAAGCTGTGCAAATTTGTATAGCTGAATGTGGTGGAGAGTCTTTGTATGTACCACATATCGAAGAGTTATCCGTACAATCCAAAAAAAATATAGGGGTTTATTTAATTGGCGGACTATCTCGCTATGAACCGCATGATATGTCACAAGATGTATCCTTAATTTCAACTGGAAATGTTACATTAAGTTTTGTTAGAACGAAACAAAGCAGTACAGTAAGTAATCAAAAATTAGGTAAAATAGTTGGTTCTTTAAAAATATGA
- a CDS encoding substrate-binding domain-containing protein yields MPNYKSSFKIFKLFKLFKLFFFILIFLYQTTIFSWEGPTTGPKAQTNKKIIFISHDFKNSSIAEVFKDFQKAGKHLKWEIDFIDGKGFENIEKEFLQAIIQNPDAIILGGFHPEPYKEIIDRFKNRIVFAGWHSGPELRDKNLFVNITTNPSDVATIAADFVVKKSNQKAGVVILYDKLSTISVSKAEKMREVLSKCSTCSLLAYENLPLSDADLRISEVAYQLQKKYGKKWNYTLAINDLYFDHIIIPLKELNRKDIINISAGDGSTKAFSRIRSGHSCQVATVAEPIGLQAWQLADELNRAFAGKNPSGFITKPILVTKELLDKYAEEEIDKNLGYERAYLKIWFGK; encoded by the coding sequence ATGCCAAATTATAAATCTTCTTTTAAAATATTTAAATTATTTAAATTATTTAAATTATTCTTTTTTATTCTCATTTTTCTTTATCAAACAACAATTTTCTCTTGGGAAGGGCCTACTACTGGACCTAAAGCGCAAACAAACAAAAAAATAATTTTCATTTCACATGATTTTAAAAATTCAAGTATAGCAGAAGTTTTTAAAGATTTTCAAAAAGCAGGAAAACATCTGAAATGGGAGATTGATTTTATTGATGGGAAAGGATTTGAAAATATAGAAAAAGAATTCCTCCAAGCAATTATTCAAAATCCCGATGCGATTATTTTAGGAGGATTTCATCCTGAACCATATAAAGAAATTATTGATAGATTTAAAAATAGAATAGTCTTTGCTGGATGGCATTCTGGACCAGAATTAAGGGACAAAAATTTATTTGTAAATATAACGACCAATCCTTCAGACGTTGCCACAATTGCTGCTGATTTTGTAGTTAAAAAAAGCAATCAAAAAGCTGGAGTTGTTATCTTATATGATAAGCTTTCTACTATCTCAGTTTCTAAAGCTGAAAAAATGCGGGAAGTTTTATCAAAATGTTCAACTTGCTCATTATTGGCTTATGAAAATCTTCCCCTTAGTGATGCTGATCTTAGAATTTCTGAAGTCGCTTATCAACTACAAAAAAAATACGGAAAAAAATGGAATTATACTCTAGCAATTAATGACCTTTATTTTGATCATATTATTATTCCTTTAAAAGAATTAAATCGGAAAGATATAATAAATATTTCGGCAGGTGATGGCTCTACAAAAGCATTTAGTCGAATTCGTTCAGGGCATTCTTGTCAAGTAGCTACTGTAGCAGAGCCTATTGGATTACAAGCGTGGCAATTGGCTGATGAATTGAACAGAGCATTTGCCGGAAAAAATCCAAGTGGTTTTATTACAAAACCAATTTTAGTTACCAAAGAATTGTTAGATAAATATGCGGAAGAAGAAATTGATAAAAATTTAGGATATGAACGTGCTTACTTAAAAATTTGGTTTGGAAAGTAA
- a CDS encoding diacylglycerol/lipid kinase family protein: MLPSIFFIVNPKSRSGNTEKIWDKKILPEVLSVFPNANWSFTNSPLAASIYANYAKNIGYEIVVAVGGDGTINEIVNGLLGNILNPEILATENIKIFGKQLELSFKKNNSTPLLACMPLGTGCDFVKTIGIPKNIKKSLEIILRQNSISCDVGLIEFNQESIPKKRYFVNIGGCGANGQTIEIIKDRKNKILGRKGSFLIAAIRTLLRNKSFPVEICYDNNEVISTDLTVLFVCNGKFCGGGMKVSPEASLQNGKFKIVQVNKMNYLKSIFMMNRLYKGNYSGLEYAITEKEVSSVTIKPQNNDLIPTECDGELPGYLPATFSIMPNRISIIANIT, translated from the coding sequence ATGTTACCGAGTATTTTTTTTATAGTGAATCCTAAATCTAGATCGGGAAATACAGAAAAAATTTGGGATAAAAAAATATTGCCAGAAGTTTTATCTGTTTTTCCAAACGCTAATTGGAGTTTTACTAATTCTCCTTTAGCAGCTTCTATTTATGCTAACTATGCTAAAAATATTGGGTACGAAATTGTTGTCGCTGTTGGTGGTGATGGAACTATCAATGAAATTGTAAATGGACTTTTGGGAAATATTTTAAATCCAGAAATATTGGCAACAGAAAATATAAAAATATTTGGAAAACAATTAGAGCTATCATTTAAAAAAAATAATTCAACACCTTTATTAGCCTGTATGCCTTTAGGCACGGGCTGTGATTTTGTTAAAACTATTGGCATACCCAAAAATATTAAAAAATCATTAGAAATAATATTAAGACAAAATAGTATAAGTTGTGATGTTGGATTAATTGAATTTAACCAAGAAAGTATTCCAAAAAAAAGATATTTTGTTAATATTGGTGGTTGTGGTGCAAATGGACAAACGATCGAAATAATTAAAGATAGAAAAAATAAAATACTAGGTCGAAAAGGTTCTTTTTTAATAGCTGCTATAAGAACATTATTAAGAAATAAATCTTTTCCTGTTGAAATTTGTTATGATAATAATGAAGTAATTTCAACAGATTTAACAGTATTATTTGTTTGTAATGGTAAGTTTTGTGGAGGAGGAATGAAAGTATCTCCTGAAGCTTCTTTGCAAAATGGGAAATTCAAAATAGTTCAAGTTAATAAAATGAACTATTTAAAATCTATTTTTATGATGAATCGACTGTACAAAGGCAATTATTCTGGTTTAGAATATGCAATTACTGAAAAAGAAGTTTCTTCTGTTACAATTAAACCGCAAAATAATGATTTAATTCCTACTGAGTGCGATGGTGAGTTACCAGGATATTTACCAGCAACATTTTCAATTATGCCAAATAGAATTTCAATTATTGCAAATATTACTTAA
- a CDS encoding bifunctional adenosylcobinamide kinase/adenosylcobinamide-phosphate guanylyltransferase, whose product METNHFSEKIALFLGGGQSGKSFFAEKCAKKWDKVLFYATGGQIENSPEWNLRIKKHKDRRPEHWSTVEYPIGLEEVIKICEQENFDVLLIDCLTLWMGWQISQNIQNYSQLQLLKHLETESLYFIKQLSTLNCPILVVSNEVGEGVIPGNESGRIFREALGAMNLALAEKAQCVTFSVAGQTLLLKSPNLVLNNGFASIGLVNEDYIYSELKKK is encoded by the coding sequence ATGGAAACAAACCATTTTTCAGAAAAAATAGCTCTTTTTTTAGGTGGTGGCCAATCTGGAAAAAGTTTTTTTGCCGAAAAATGCGCGAAAAAATGGGATAAAGTTTTGTTTTATGCTACTGGTGGACAAATTGAAAATTCCCCTGAATGGAATTTAAGAATAAAAAAACATAAAGATAGAAGACCAGAACATTGGTCAACAGTTGAATATCCAATTGGATTAGAAGAAGTTATAAAAATTTGTGAGCAAGAAAATTTTGATGTGTTATTAATTGATTGCTTAACTTTATGGATGGGATGGCAAATATCTCAAAATATTCAAAACTATTCACAGCTGCAATTACTGAAACATTTAGAAACAGAATCTCTATATTTTATAAAGCAGTTATCAACTCTCAATTGTCCCATACTTGTTGTTTCTAATGAAGTAGGAGAAGGTGTTATTCCTGGGAACGAAAGTGGGCGTATTTTTCGTGAAGCCCTAGGAGCAATGAACCTTGCTTTAGCAGAAAAAGCACAATGTGTAACATTTAGTGTTGCTGGTCAAACTTTGTTGCTAAAATCTCCCAATTTAGTATTAAATAATGGCTTTGCTTCTATAGGACTGGTAAATGAAGATTATATTTACTCCGAGTTAAAAAAGAAGTAA
- a CDS encoding M28 family metallopeptidase, protein MKRPSYPWFKILIWLFACFQAMSAHSISFQNSEHLSIENLKKFMDWFTYSPHPMGSKEQVKIANDLHATLKKMNLKVSEMKFDVDVPNLDSSKFGGKVAMATLTKKVTGINIIATKKGTDNCSIILGGHYDTKYFSQFKFVGANDGGSSTVLLLELARILQKTKAKKESYLQKCDIHFIFFDGEEAFLNDWNDGLNYLGIQDNTYGSKEFVKKQVKNKNGIKFYANKKINLVIILDMVGHKNQKLFFTKGSDTKYADTFIQHAKDLDISNFPYQIEDDHISFAQEGIPFLHIIDWKNLDEWHTSNDTIDIISFEKIKNLGNSIKYFLMSERK, encoded by the coding sequence GTGAAACGTCCTTCTTATCCATGGTTTAAAATACTGATCTGGCTTTTTGCTTGCTTTCAAGCAATGAGCGCTCACTCTATTTCATTTCAAAATTCTGAGCATTTATCAATAGAAAATCTGAAGAAATTCATGGATTGGTTTACTTATTCACCTCATCCTATGGGTAGTAAAGAGCAAGTTAAAATTGCGAATGATTTGCATGCAACCTTAAAGAAAATGAACTTAAAAGTTAGTGAAATGAAATTTGATGTTGATGTTCCAAATCTTGATTCCTCAAAATTTGGGGGAAAAGTTGCGATGGCAACTCTGACTAAAAAAGTAACTGGAATAAATATCATTGCTACGAAAAAAGGAACTGATAATTGCAGTATCATTTTAGGTGGACACTATGACACAAAATATTTTTCCCAATTTAAATTTGTTGGAGCAAATGATGGCGGGTCTTCTACGGTACTTCTTTTAGAATTAGCAAGAATATTACAAAAAACAAAAGCAAAAAAAGAATCTTATTTACAAAAATGTGATATTCATTTTATTTTTTTTGATGGAGAAGAAGCTTTTTTAAACGACTGGAATGATGGATTAAATTACTTGGGAATTCAAGATAATACTTACGGATCAAAAGAATTCGTAAAAAAACAAGTAAAAAACAAAAACGGAATAAAATTTTATGCCAATAAAAAGATTAATCTTGTAATTATTTTAGATATGGTTGGACATAAAAACCAAAAATTATTCTTTACGAAAGGTTCAGATACAAAATATGCTGATACATTTATTCAGCATGCAAAAGATTTAGACATTTCAAATTTTCCTTATCAAATAGAGGATGATCATATCTCTTTTGCACAAGAAGGAATACCATTTCTTCACATAATAGATTGGAAAAATCTTGATGAATGGCACACTAGTAATGATACAATAGATATTATTTCTTTTGAGAAAATAAAAAATTTAGGTAATTCAATAAAATATTTTTTAATGTCAGAAAGGAAGTAG
- the ubiE gene encoding bifunctional demethylmenaquinone methyltransferase/2-methoxy-6-polyprenyl-1,4-benzoquinol methylase UbiE, whose amino-acid sequence MNLNKQENNQLVLSEKSVKIQKMFDKISNKYDFLNRLLSAGQDTKWRNKMICSFPKCHSGILYDVACGTGDVVFQAIDKRIDFKTFYGFDISAGMLEQAKIRSRKNNINSHINFIQASAESLPVENNSADCLTISFGFRNVDNREIALNEFNRVLKTSGTLFILEFFPADNTLFAKLFDFYFKKILPKIGGIFSDRSAYEYLPNSVSTMPSAENFRKMLTDAGFESIEQTKWLGGATRLFKATKKS is encoded by the coding sequence ATGAATTTAAATAAACAAGAAAATAATCAATTAGTACTGAGCGAAAAATCTGTTAAAATACAAAAAATGTTTGATAAAATATCAAATAAATATGATTTTCTCAATAGACTTTTATCAGCAGGACAAGATACAAAATGGCGAAATAAAATGATATGTTCTTTTCCAAAATGTCATTCAGGTATTTTATATGATGTGGCCTGTGGCACCGGAGATGTTGTTTTTCAAGCAATTGACAAAAGAATAGACTTTAAAACATTTTATGGTTTTGATATTTCTGCAGGTATGTTGGAACAAGCAAAAATAAGATCTAGAAAAAATAATATTAATAGCCATATAAATTTTATTCAAGCTTCTGCTGAGTCCTTACCCGTAGAAAATAATTCTGCTGACTGTCTAACAATTTCCTTTGGTTTTCGTAACGTAGATAATAGAGAAATAGCATTAAATGAATTTAACAGAGTTCTAAAAACTTCTGGTACTTTATTTATTTTAGAATTTTTCCCTGCAGATAATACTTTATTTGCTAAATTGTTTGATTTTTATTTTAAGAAAATTTTACCAAAAATTGGTGGAATTTTTTCAGACAGATCAGCATATGAGTATTTACCTAATAGTGTTTCAACAATGCCTTCAGCTGAAAATTTTAGAAAAATGCTGACCGATGCTGGCTTTGAGTCCATTGAACAAACAAAATGGTTAGGTGGTGCGACAAGACTTTTCAAAGCGACTAAAAAAAGTTAA
- a CDS encoding methyl-accepting chemotaxis protein: MKTSEEEKNYDYSGLKSKLLYLHFFSIFFLFLGTLAIVYFFGTGKLNLIKYAIFMCIVLVFFQTTISMYLRMIEKKSFMVGLLFQKYIEKSQETIDEFIYPKKNILNSFNKQYDMTNQNAAALAQIIQMISKTIEQINDCKAITQVTENRLQNGASIMEKLGDSIEIIKSVTADMDKMLEIINQIILKSIVITDIVAKTELLAMNASIEAARAGDHGKGFSVVSEEVESLARTSGKSAKQIKDLLNESSIKVTLMIRAMNERIKEGEIVSKRALDAFKRITEGVNLLKEQINIISEGTEMQRGHIKNMEDTMLKIKNDTANNKNTIENGNEIINKLTEINRLLMECSVNSQKAFSGDTGIIFMESNKGNEVRRTLKSMGF, translated from the coding sequence ATGAAAACTAGTGAAGAAGAAAAAAATTATGATTATTCAGGTTTGAAAAGTAAGCTATTATATCTTCATTTTTTTTCTATTTTTTTTCTATTTTTAGGAACTTTAGCAATTGTATATTTTTTTGGGACAGGGAAATTAAATTTAATTAAGTATGCTATTTTTATGTGTATTGTATTAGTGTTTTTTCAAACAACAATTTCTATGTATTTAAGAATGATTGAAAAAAAATCTTTTATGGTGGGATTGCTTTTTCAAAAATATATAGAAAAAAGTCAAGAAACAATTGATGAATTTATTTATCCAAAAAAAAATATCTTGAATTCTTTTAATAAGCAGTATGACATGACAAATCAAAATGCTGCAGCTTTAGCTCAAATTATTCAAATGATTAGTAAAACAATTGAACAAATTAATGATTGTAAAGCTATTACACAGGTAACAGAAAATAGATTACAAAATGGTGCTTCCATAATGGAAAAATTAGGAGATTCCATCGAAATTATTAAAAGTGTAACAGCTGATATGGATAAAATGTTAGAAATTATTAATCAAATAATTCTAAAATCTATTGTAATTACAGATATTGTAGCAAAAACTGAATTACTAGCTATGAATGCTTCTATAGAAGCAGCACGAGCTGGTGATCATGGAAAGGGTTTTTCTGTTGTTTCTGAAGAAGTAGAATCTTTAGCCAGAACGAGTGGTAAATCAGCTAAACAAATTAAAGATCTGTTAAATGAAAGTTCAATTAAAGTGACACTAATGATTCGGGCTATGAATGAAAGAATTAAAGAAGGTGAAATTGTTAGTAAACGTGCACTTGATGCTTTTAAAAGAATTACAGAAGGTGTGAATTTACTAAAAGAACAAATAAATATTATTTCTGAAGGGACAGAAATGCAAAGAGGACATATTAAAAATATGGAAGATACAATGCTAAAAATCAAAAATGACACTGCAAATAATAAGAATACTATTGAAAATGGAAATGAAATAATAAATAAATTAACAGAAATTAATCGGCTTTTAATGGAATGTTCTGTTAATTCTCAAAAGGCTTTTTCAGGAGATACAGGTATAATATTTATGGAGAGTAATAAAGGAAATGAAGTTAGGAGAACTTTAAAAAGTATGGGATTTTAA
- a CDS encoding methyl-accepting chemotaxis protein has product MLFFLQRISAKNKLWIATIIHILVCASLSIGIIYFDKFTGNNLYIAISIVCFITLIFIILSKYLLYKFVKSIKNGLTYTSTHCVQGDQQLNDLKNNLSQFISVTGSELDELTTNAKLMQDIALMFVETTRNSEVCKEMSDKVTRDVNEGNEIMEKMVESILTIEKAKDGLSEISNLIQQISNDTSTIHTIVSTTELLSLNASIEAAKAGQTGKGFSVVAEEVGNLAKHSGVEANEIENIVVKSQKQIQEIIQANQSRVEVGKVSSNNALTLFSEIKKEMFGISSRSENIRAATWEQKVGLDHMTESNVEIRNILKKNITDTVNLIRIHDVNYKNFQNIKEVAKVLSEYWTGEKVNEN; this is encoded by the coding sequence ATGTTATTCTTTTTGCAAAGAATTTCTGCAAAAAATAAACTATGGATAGCAACAATTATTCACATTTTAGTTTGTGCTAGTTTATCCATAGGAATAATATACTTTGATAAATTTACAGGTAACAATCTATATATAGCTATTTCTATAGTTTGCTTTATTACATTAATATTTATAATATTAAGTAAATATTTGCTTTATAAATTTGTTAAATCAATAAAAAATGGATTAACTTATACATCAACCCATTGTGTTCAAGGTGATCAACAATTAAATGATTTAAAAAATAATTTATCACAATTTATTTCTGTTACTGGAAGTGAATTGGATGAATTAACTACAAATGCAAAACTTATGCAAGATATTGCTCTAATGTTTGTTGAAACAACAAGAAATTCAGAAGTTTGTAAAGAAATGTCAGATAAGGTTACTAGAGATGTAAATGAAGGAAATGAAATTATGGAAAAAATGGTTGAATCCATTTTAACTATTGAAAAAGCGAAAGACGGTTTAAGTGAAATATCTAATTTAATTCAACAGATCAGTAATGATACTTCTACCATCCATACCATTGTTTCTACTACAGAACTATTGTCATTAAATGCATCGATTGAAGCTGCTAAAGCAGGACAAACAGGAAAAGGATTCTCTGTTGTAGCTGAAGAGGTAGGTAATTTAGCAAAGCATAGCGGAGTCGAAGCTAATGAAATAGAAAATATTGTAGTAAAAAGTCAAAAACAAATTCAAGAAATTATTCAAGCAAATCAATCACGAGTTGAGGTAGGTAAAGTATCTAGTAATAATGCTTTGACTTTATTTTCTGAAATTAAAAAGGAAATGTTTGGTATTTCGAGTCGTTCAGAAAATATACGGGCAGCTACTTGGGAACAAAAGGTAGGACTTGATCATATGACTGAATCTAATGTGGAAATTAGAAATATATTAAAGAAAAATATAACAGATACAGTTAATTTAATAAGAATTCATGATGTTAATTATAAAAACTTTCAAAATATAAAAGAAGTAGCAAAAGTTTTGAGTGAATATTGGACCGGAGAAAAAGTAAATGAAAACTAG